Proteins encoded in a region of the Nitrospirota bacterium genome:
- a CDS encoding transglycosylase SLT domain-containing protein produces MYTSRALSLVMVLILFSGCQVLKPASVPLPLPRPDDSPALQNEIETKEFLQCGMSEECFYKGREAEMAGKRDDAKGYLKIILNRNEGDIWSRRASYLTARWEIEGKILTDEKRLHDLQKNYPEIQDYVEKLMADAAFARGDFEKADKIGNHILLVYPDTVLRPAILAQKGEALRQLKEWDQATEMFTLFLRENPRDEKSAEILLKLFELNSEREDWSGAGNFFRDLETKYPDTPWSLDAEKKVSKLSLARPDRNHFDLSNHELFHQGKVLYEIGKFEKALDIWKKLERKSDRNELYLPELELKMGLAFLPLKKYPDASDHFKRVIRKHGHSEFAPEALLGLARIAIREENENDLLSLLREGEKLFPRQEGLYKLIYLIGSYYEEHRQISGAHSYYQMIIRDLPQNSVVPDALWRDGWISYKEGDNVSAEKTFSKLIEQYPASPLHAQGLYWKGRAIERGGNPEEAQAEFKGLCQDFSHSYYCHLARKRVAPEAEALTSLPEPQPLASEVAGSFQKDDHYQRARELMILNLNQDASKEFNFLADRYHDKPSLLQLDKELIQAGDFFHALKILRGQFPDVLDRGRSFDFPLLWELAYPKEVVEQIQKIAIGIKIEPEFVAGIMREESVFDVRATSRSGAMGLMQLMPFTGEWVAQQLGVASFVREKLYDQELNTRFGAFYLDHLSQKFQGNLIYTAASYNAGPEAVTKWIVNGNYTDLEEFVENIPYQETRYYVKRVIKSYEEFKEVRSRINESPKWPLLDKFMLNR; encoded by the coding sequence TTGTATACCTCCCGTGCACTCTCTTTGGTCATGGTTCTTATTCTCTTCTCCGGATGTCAAGTATTAAAGCCGGCATCCGTTCCCCTTCCACTTCCCAGACCTGACGACTCGCCGGCGTTACAAAACGAAATTGAGACCAAGGAGTTTTTGCAATGCGGCATGTCGGAGGAATGTTTTTACAAAGGTCGAGAAGCGGAAATGGCGGGAAAGAGAGACGATGCGAAAGGTTATCTCAAGATCATTCTTAATCGAAACGAGGGAGATATCTGGTCGCGTCGGGCAAGTTACCTGACCGCCAGATGGGAGATTGAAGGAAAGATCCTAACCGACGAGAAGAGACTGCATGATCTTCAGAAGAACTATCCGGAAATACAGGATTATGTCGAGAAGTTGATGGCCGATGCGGCCTTTGCTCGGGGAGATTTCGAGAAAGCCGATAAGATTGGCAACCACATCCTGCTTGTTTATCCGGATACGGTTCTTCGGCCGGCCATCCTGGCACAAAAAGGGGAGGCTCTCCGTCAATTGAAGGAATGGGATCAGGCAACAGAAATGTTTACGCTTTTTTTGAGAGAAAATCCGCGCGATGAAAAATCGGCAGAGATATTATTGAAACTATTTGAACTTAATTCTGAAAGAGAGGATTGGAGCGGGGCCGGGAATTTCTTTCGCGACCTGGAAACGAAATATCCGGATACCCCCTGGAGTCTGGATGCGGAAAAGAAAGTTTCGAAATTGTCCCTGGCGCGTCCTGACCGGAATCATTTCGATTTGTCCAATCACGAACTTTTTCATCAGGGGAAAGTGCTCTATGAAATCGGCAAATTTGAAAAGGCGCTTGATATCTGGAAAAAATTGGAACGCAAGTCTGACCGGAACGAGTTATATCTTCCGGAACTGGAATTAAAGATGGGGTTAGCCTTCCTACCATTAAAAAAATATCCGGATGCCTCCGATCATTTTAAACGTGTCATCCGGAAACATGGACACTCCGAATTTGCCCCGGAAGCCCTTCTCGGTCTCGCACGCATTGCCATCCGGGAAGAGAATGAGAACGATCTGCTGAGCCTCCTAAGAGAAGGAGAAAAACTTTTCCCCCGGCAGGAGGGCTTATATAAGCTGATTTATCTCATCGGGAGCTATTACGAGGAACATCGACAGATCTCCGGGGCCCACAGCTATTATCAGATGATCATCAGGGATCTCCCTCAGAACTCCGTCGTGCCCGACGCATTGTGGCGAGATGGATGGATTTCATACAAGGAGGGGGATAATGTTTCCGCGGAAAAGACATTTTCAAAATTAATCGAGCAGTATCCCGCAAGCCCGCTGCATGCACAGGGACTCTACTGGAAAGGACGAGCCATTGAAAGGGGAGGAAATCCGGAAGAGGCCCAGGCTGAATTTAAAGGACTTTGCCAGGATTTCAGCCATTCGTACTATTGTCATTTGGCCCGAAAAAGAGTCGCTCCGGAAGCCGAAGCATTGACTTCCCTTCCAGAACCGCAACCATTGGCCTCCGAGGTGGCCGGGTCCTTTCAAAAAGATGATCATTATCAGAGAGCCAGAGAGCTGATGATCCTGAATCTCAATCAGGACGCTTCGAAAGAATTTAATTTCCTGGCCGACCGCTATCATGACAAGCCTTCTCTTCTGCAGTTGGACAAAGAGTTGATCCAGGCCGGTGATTTCTTTCATGCGCTCAAAATTCTCAGAGGACAGTTTCCTGACGTTCTGGATCGGGGCAGGAGTTTCGATTTCCCGTTGTTATGGGAGCTTGCCTATCCGAAGGAGGTCGTGGAACAGATTCAAAAGATTGCAATAGGGATCAAGATTGAACCTGAATTTGTGGCCGGAATTATGAGGGAGGAATCGGTTTTCGATGTCAGGGCCACATCCAGAAGCGGCGCAATGGGATTGATGCAACTCATGCCATTTACGGGGGAATGGGTCGCACAACAGCTGGGAGTGGCCTCCTTTGTGAGAGAAAAACTCTATGACCAGGAATTGAATACCCGGTTTGGCGCTTTTTATCTTGATCATCTAAGTCAGAAATTTCAAGGCAACCTGATCTACACCGCGGCAAGCTATAACGCGGGACCGGAGGCTGTGACCAAATGGATTGTCAATGGCAATTATACTGATTTAGAGGAATTTGTTGAAAATATTCCCTATCAGGAAACACGCTATTATGTCAAAAGAGTCATTAAAAGTTATGAAGAATTCAAAGAAGTCCGTTCCAGGATAAACGAGAGCCCGAAATGGCCGCTTCTTGACAAGTTTATGTTAAACCGTTAG
- a CDS encoding diguanylate cyclase — translation MTQDLQKSVKKKLKVALIGGNEEGLLTLASLTQDVSTEVVMLVDQDQKALAFRLHEYGFTFEKIFTFSLTSDIQALRAISDLDLIVDASGDARMHQALYRLNHPSAKVMTSQAARVLWEIKSHPLHEGSPDSFNLEGNEQHFSKRQTVLLGKGATVLHSLVSQLPQEEVLRFILEGLQISLEADWSAVYLEQEERRRLVSVYSRFQVSSDTEHFDTCPPQGLSELMAAGMKVKRTGIFLTPPFQEFWTGRVMEVLKFHQYIAVPIYDKDRFVGFVELGKFEDKFPWVKRDAEFVEQTLSQNDFKPFLTALGDRENSLEPLLRSLKSIVEQPKSLQENLEAATSEIHQFVHSSALLLFVKDPESGDLVLQSQVSTPFKMNGMYRMKPEEGIGGMALQKGSSIYFKEEECISGRNIPMGIFYFPLIVQNQSVGLLILEFKELLRDPLSWKEEFNQVTELLAVSISSEVERRYMAQKVIKLTVVNEEGLELVSTTDRDKVLMMASASVAMIVEAEAVILRVKEKESSRLLVGYTYGLHNEPMDKFLIQLDGGIAARVSESKQVFSSASFQNGEFFKEKLPPKFPYHSVLSMPLFDQGELIGTISVYNKIIYNSFTTGSFNETDRELLEKYGSYIGKALVKAKEYQIREKLITIDELTGLKNERYLHLRLPEELKRAERYKRKLSLLFLDLDKNKKEFANLPQVIYDTIAQNMGKLIHESFRHVDIVARIKGTRFAVLLPDTGRKIGDTLSRLNDAISALRIFNQNNQRISLNLLTGYATYPEEALTGEELAKKASGLLPFGAN, via the coding sequence ATGACCCAGGATCTGCAAAAATCGGTGAAAAAAAAATTAAAGGTTGCCCTGATCGGGGGAAATGAAGAGGGTTTGTTGACCCTCGCCTCGCTGACTCAGGACGTGTCCACGGAAGTGGTGATGCTGGTCGATCAGGATCAAAAAGCATTAGCTTTCCGCCTCCATGAATACGGGTTTACGTTTGAAAAGATTTTTACTTTCTCCCTCACTTCCGATATTCAGGCGCTTCGTGCAATCAGCGACCTTGATCTGATTGTGGATGCATCAGGGGATGCCCGGATGCATCAAGCGCTCTATCGATTAAATCACCCCTCTGCGAAAGTCATGACGAGTCAGGCGGCAAGAGTTCTTTGGGAGATTAAATCTCATCCGTTGCATGAAGGATCTCCAGACAGTTTCAATCTGGAAGGAAACGAACAGCATTTTTCAAAGCGGCAAACCGTATTGCTGGGCAAGGGTGCCACCGTTCTTCATTCGCTGGTCAGTCAATTGCCGCAAGAGGAAGTTCTTCGATTTATCCTTGAAGGTCTCCAGATTTCCCTCGAGGCCGATTGGTCGGCAGTCTATCTGGAGCAAGAAGAAAGAAGAAGACTGGTTTCCGTTTATTCCCGGTTCCAGGTTTCTTCTGACACCGAGCATTTCGATACCTGCCCGCCCCAGGGTCTCTCCGAGCTGATGGCGGCCGGAATGAAGGTGAAACGAACCGGAATTTTTCTGACGCCGCCGTTCCAGGAGTTCTGGACAGGACGGGTGATGGAAGTTTTGAAATTCCATCAGTATATTGCCGTTCCGATTTATGATAAAGACCGGTTTGTGGGATTCGTGGAACTGGGTAAATTTGAAGACAAATTTCCATGGGTGAAACGAGATGCCGAATTTGTGGAACAGACCCTCTCACAAAATGATTTCAAACCTTTTTTGACCGCTCTCGGCGACCGCGAGAATTCACTGGAACCGCTTCTGAGGTCATTAAAAAGCATTGTGGAACAGCCCAAATCCCTTCAGGAAAATCTGGAAGCAGCCACTTCGGAAATTCACCAGTTTGTACATTCCTCTGCACTCCTTCTGTTTGTCAAGGATCCCGAAAGCGGAGATCTTGTTCTTCAGTCCCAGGTGAGCACGCCCTTTAAGATGAACGGGATGTATCGAATGAAACCGGAAGAGGGGATTGGAGGTATGGCCCTTCAGAAAGGGAGTTCGATCTATTTCAAAGAGGAAGAATGTATTTCGGGAAGAAATATTCCGATGGGGATATTCTATTTTCCTCTTATTGTTCAGAATCAGTCCGTAGGTCTTCTTATTCTGGAATTTAAAGAACTTCTGAGAGATCCGCTGAGTTGGAAAGAAGAGTTTAATCAGGTGACAGAACTCTTGGCGGTTTCAATTTCCAGCGAAGTGGAAAGAAGGTATATGGCGCAAAAAGTCATTAAATTAACGGTGGTCAATGAAGAAGGCCTTGAATTGGTTTCGACCACGGATCGTGACAAGGTGCTCATGATGGCTTCGGCCTCGGTGGCGATGATTGTGGAGGCTGAGGCCGTGATCTTGAGAGTCAAAGAAAAAGAGAGTTCGCGCCTTTTGGTCGGATATACCTATGGTCTTCATAATGAGCCGATGGACAAATTCCTGATTCAGTTAGACGGAGGCATTGCCGCCCGCGTTTCCGAATCGAAACAGGTTTTTTCAAGCGCTTCTTTTCAAAACGGCGAATTTTTCAAAGAGAAGCTTCCCCCGAAATTTCCCTACCATTCCGTACTCTCGATGCCGCTATTTGATCAAGGCGAATTGATCGGAACCATTTCTGTTTATAATAAAATCATCTATAATTCATTCACGACAGGATCATTTAACGAAACCGACAGGGAATTGCTTGAAAAATATGGGAGCTATATCGGAAAAGCTCTGGTCAAAGCAAAGGAATATCAGATCCGGGAAAAACTGATCACCATCGATGAACTCACTGGTTTAAAGAATGAACGCTATCTCCATCTGAGACTCCCGGAAGAGTTAAAAAGAGCGGAGCGTTATAAAAGAAAACTTTCCCTTCTGTTCCTCGATCTGGACAAAAACAAAAAAGAATTTGCCAATCTTCCGCAGGTCATTTATGATACGATCGCTCAGAATATGGGTAAACTGATCCATGAAAGTTTTCGTCATGTCGATATTGTGGCCCGAATTAAGGGCACCCGATTTGCCGTTCTTCTTCCTGATACCGGACGCAAAATCGGGGACACCCTGAGCAGATTGAACGACGCCATTTCCGCATTGCGAATATTCAACCAAAATAATCAGCGTATTTCACTCAATTTGTTAACGGGTTACGCGACCTACCCGGAAGAAGCGCTGACCGGAGAAGAATTGGCCAAAAAAGCATCAGGATTGTTACCGTTTGGGGCGAATTGA
- a CDS encoding PDZ domain-containing protein gives MGSINKNWLISLFSVTIISFLLADVTNLLIGSKLEASASLLPKGVQEMSRPASTLSGTDEATLIVEGNIFNSKLRGKKEERVASLAPVISPPINLQARFRLVGTSEGDPENSFAIIEDLQSKEQIFYHLNDRLIDQVRISQILRNQVRLAYAGGAETLRLQLDEERSAVPPTSLPAGPASLNNSILEPKGIRQLSSNRWALDRQEVEHNLDNLNQLMTQARVIPNFSDGKPDGFRVFAIVPDSFYEKIGLKNGDVLERVNGVEIKDPESFLKVFQHLKDENNISIDVVRNSQKETMSYEIR, from the coding sequence ATGGGTTCTATAAATAAGAATTGGTTGATCTCCTTATTCAGTGTGACGATCATTTCCTTCCTGCTGGCCGATGTGACCAATCTTCTAATAGGAAGTAAACTGGAGGCCTCAGCCTCTCTGCTTCCAAAGGGAGTTCAGGAGATGAGCCGCCCGGCTTCCACCCTTTCCGGGACCGATGAGGCGACGCTGATCGTTGAAGGAAATATCTTTAATTCAAAGTTGCGGGGTAAAAAAGAAGAGCGGGTGGCCTCGTTAGCTCCGGTCATCTCCCCTCCGATTAACTTGCAGGCCAGATTCCGGCTCGTTGGAACGTCGGAAGGAGATCCGGAAAATTCATTCGCGATTATCGAAGATCTCCAGTCCAAAGAGCAGATTTTTTATCATTTAAACGATCGTCTGATTGATCAAGTTCGAATTTCACAGATCCTGAGAAACCAGGTCCGTCTTGCTTATGCGGGCGGTGCAGAAACCCTTCGACTGCAGCTGGATGAAGAACGGTCCGCTGTTCCTCCAACCTCTCTCCCTGCAGGGCCAGCGAGCTTGAATAATTCCATCTTGGAACCGAAAGGAATCCGCCAGCTTTCCTCCAATCGATGGGCGCTCGACCGTCAGGAGGTCGAACATAACCTTGATAATTTAAACCAGCTTATGACCCAGGCAAGAGTGATTCCGAATTTTTCAGATGGAAAGCCGGACGGGTTTAGGGTATTTGCGATAGTCCCTGACAGTTTCTATGAAAAAATCGGACTCAAAAACGGGGATGTTCTGGAAAGGGTAAACGGCGTCGAGATTAAAGATCCCGAAAGTTTTTTGAAAGTCTTTCAGCATTTGAAAGATGAAAACAATATCAGTATCGATGTCGTCAGAAACTCGCAAAAAGAAACGATGAGTTATGAAATCCGTTAG
- the zapB gene encoding cell division protein ZapB, which produces MEKLEILEVQIRKMMEMIKLLRNEKGLLETEVKAMSEKILKLEEENRFWENEKSEIRVRIENILGEMEGLPH; this is translated from the coding sequence ATGGAAAAACTGGAAATACTGGAAGTTCAGATCCGGAAAATGATGGAGATGATCAAACTATTAAGAAATGAAAAGGGGCTTCTTGAGACGGAAGTTAAAGCGATGTCCGAGAAAATCTTGAAGCTCGAAGAAGAAAACAGATTTTGGGAAAATGAAAAAAGTGAGATCCGAGTACGCATTGAAAATATTCTGGGAGAAATGGAAGGTTTACCTCATTAA
- a CDS encoding exodeoxyribonuclease VII large subunit, giving the protein MEDLFSFSEKTVYTISGLNALIKNELEEAFSNLWLEGEVSNLRIPQSGHCYLTLKDERSQVKAIVFKSTLKGIKFIPKEGQQLLCSGRITVYEPRGEYQIVLESVEPKGVGALQLAFEQLKEKLRLKGWFEQGRKREIPAFPRRIGIVTSPTGAAIRDMLQIIERRHPAVNILIYPVPVQGAEAPSAIAHAIEEMNQIGGIDVLIIGRGGGSLEDLWAFNEETVAEAVFKSAIPVISAVGHETDVTIADFVADLRAPTPSAAAELVVKNHLDLIESIRSAQSRLVTSCQRNLEGIRKEFEKVQLRILSPRKLIESYSQKCDDYLERLSVAVLRTVAARRTEFESFCDRLDYQNPAENLKRLEVEVKGLIDRLVNQAKHRLLYRRKEIEALVSNLGTLGPLDILRRGYSITRKLPERSILKSNREVRKEESVEIILAEGKVEARITETTS; this is encoded by the coding sequence ATGGAAGATCTTTTTTCTTTTTCTGAAAAGACGGTTTATACCATATCCGGACTAAACGCCCTGATCAAAAATGAGCTGGAAGAGGCCTTTTCGAATCTCTGGCTCGAGGGGGAAGTCTCCAATTTGCGTATACCTCAATCCGGGCACTGTTATTTAACGTTAAAGGATGAAAGATCCCAGGTCAAAGCAATTGTTTTCAAGTCGACTTTGAAAGGAATCAAGTTTATTCCGAAGGAGGGACAACAACTCCTCTGCTCCGGACGGATTACCGTTTATGAGCCTCGCGGTGAATATCAGATTGTTCTCGAAAGCGTCGAGCCTAAAGGCGTCGGTGCCCTTCAGCTTGCGTTTGAACAGCTTAAAGAAAAACTCCGCCTGAAAGGATGGTTTGAACAGGGTCGGAAAAGGGAGATCCCCGCTTTTCCAAGACGCATTGGAATTGTCACATCCCCGACAGGAGCCGCAATCCGGGATATGCTCCAGATTATCGAGCGACGCCATCCAGCAGTGAATATTCTGATTTATCCGGTTCCTGTTCAGGGTGCCGAGGCGCCTTCAGCCATAGCCCATGCGATTGAAGAAATGAACCAAATTGGCGGAATCGATGTTTTGATCATCGGTCGAGGAGGCGGATCGCTGGAAGATCTATGGGCTTTTAACGAAGAGACTGTCGCTGAAGCTGTATTCAAATCGGCGATTCCGGTCATATCCGCGGTGGGACATGAAACGGACGTGACGATCGCAGACTTTGTGGCGGATCTAAGGGCTCCGACTCCCTCCGCAGCAGCAGAACTCGTTGTGAAGAATCACCTCGACCTGATCGAGAGCATCCGATCGGCTCAAAGTAGACTCGTGACGAGCTGTCAAAGAAATTTGGAGGGGATCAGAAAGGAATTTGAAAAAGTTCAGCTCAGGATCTTGAGTCCGCGGAAGCTCATTGAGAGTTATTCTCAAAAATGCGACGATTACCTGGAAAGACTCTCTGTCGCGGTTCTTCGCACCGTGGCGGCCCGTAGGACGGAATTTGAATCATTCTGCGATCGACTTGATTATCAAAACCCTGCTGAAAATCTGAAACGACTGGAGGTAGAGGTGAAAGGGCTCATTGACAGATTGGTCAATCAGGCGAAACATCGTCTTCTCTATCGAAGAAAAGAGATTGAAGCCCTTGTTTCTAACCTGGGAACCCTCGGACCCCTCGACATTCTCAGAAGAGGATACAGTATTACCCGAAAACTTCCGGAAAGGTCGATCTTAAAATCGAACCGGGAGGTTCGGAAAGAAGAATCGGTCGAAATTATCCTCGCCGAGGGGAAAGTCGAGGCCCGAATCACAGAGACGACCTCCTAG
- the rny gene encoding ribonuclease Y, translating to MIMDPEIGLILLGSLLAGTGLGWLIKSRQIRSLFADKESFFQQKLEEAQKESENKKTEIFLEAKSQFLRHREDLEKEIQERRQDLTQLERKLGQKEESLERRSFQISKKEEESQRKERELIQKERESEEKKKQLENGFQEIRFKLENLSGITAEEARRQLVSNLEDEAKFEAGKSILRIEEETRETAEKKAKEIITTAIQRYANEYVAETTCSVLTLPGDDMKGRIIGREGRNIRALEAATGIDLIIDDTPGAVIISGFDPVRREIAKLSLERLMSDGRIHPSRIEEVVEKVKKDLDKTMKEDAEKVLFELGVADVHPEIVKILGRLKYRTSYGQNNLMHAKEAAIICSMMAEELRLDVKLAKRGALLHDIGKAVSHEEEGPHAMIGADIAKKYNESPQIVNAIAAHHGDVECICPESALVAAAESISAARPGARRENLESYIKRLEKLEKIATSYKGVEKAYAIQAGREIRIIVKEEDVTDNESAQISRDIAKKIQTELTYPGQIKITVIRESRFVEYAK from the coding sequence ATGATCATGGATCCTGAAATAGGTTTAATTCTGTTGGGCTCCCTCTTGGCGGGGACGGGTCTCGGATGGTTGATCAAGAGCCGACAGATCCGCTCTCTCTTTGCGGATAAAGAGAGTTTTTTTCAACAGAAGCTTGAAGAGGCCCAGAAAGAGTCCGAAAATAAGAAAACAGAAATTTTTTTAGAGGCGAAATCCCAGTTTCTTCGCCATCGTGAAGACCTGGAAAAGGAGATCCAGGAACGACGGCAAGATCTGACTCAATTGGAACGGAAATTGGGACAAAAAGAAGAAAGCCTTGAAAGAAGGAGTTTCCAAATTTCCAAAAAAGAAGAAGAGAGTCAGCGTAAGGAACGGGAATTAATCCAAAAAGAGCGGGAGAGTGAAGAAAAGAAGAAACAGCTTGAAAATGGATTCCAGGAAATCCGGTTTAAATTGGAAAATCTGTCCGGAATCACTGCGGAGGAGGCACGGCGTCAGCTGGTCTCAAACCTGGAAGACGAAGCTAAATTTGAAGCGGGCAAATCGATTTTGAGGATTGAAGAAGAGACCCGGGAAACCGCTGAGAAGAAAGCCAAGGAGATTATTACCACCGCGATACAGCGATATGCCAATGAGTATGTGGCAGAGACCACCTGTTCCGTACTGACACTTCCCGGGGATGACATGAAGGGAAGAATCATTGGAAGAGAAGGGAGAAATATCCGGGCGCTTGAAGCGGCCACCGGAATTGATTTGATTATCGACGATACCCCCGGTGCGGTTATTATATCCGGATTCGATCCGGTGCGAAGAGAAATTGCAAAACTTTCACTGGAACGCCTGATGTCAGATGGAAGAATTCATCCATCCAGAATTGAAGAAGTTGTTGAAAAGGTCAAAAAGGATCTCGACAAAACGATGAAAGAAGATGCCGAAAAGGTTCTTTTTGAGCTGGGTGTTGCGGATGTTCATCCGGAAATTGTCAAGATACTTGGCCGCCTGAAATACCGGACCAGCTACGGCCAGAATAACCTGATGCACGCGAAAGAAGCTGCCATTATATGCAGTATGATGGCCGAGGAATTAAGGCTCGATGTGAAACTGGCAAAACGCGGAGCGCTCTTGCATGATATCGGGAAAGCCGTCAGCCACGAAGAAGAGGGGCCGCATGCGATGATCGGAGCGGATATTGCGAAGAAATACAATGAGTCGCCGCAGATCGTCAACGCGATCGCCGCTCACCATGGTGATGTCGAATGTATTTGTCCCGAATCGGCGCTTGTCGCCGCAGCAGAATCCATTTCGGCTGCCCGGCCCGGAGCCCGGCGAGAAAATCTGGAATCGTATATCAAACGCCTCGAAAAACTTGAAAAGATTGCGACCTCTTATAAAGGGGTGGAAAAGGCCTATGCCATTCAGGCCGGAAGAGAAATCCGGATCATCGTGAAGGAGGAAGATGTCACCGATAATGAGTCGGCTCAAATCTCCCGCGATATTGCAAAAAAAATTCAGACGGAGTTGACTTATCCCGGGCAAATAAAGATAACTGTAATCCGGGAATCGCGCTTTGTTGAATACGCCAAATAA
- the zapA gene encoding cell division protein ZapA, whose amino-acid sequence MTHAHRDKSAKLVEVEIYGKKYKLKGENEEGYIREVASFVDKKMKEVGKRAKTAQMSELAILTAVNITHEYLQSRREYKQREMFLDRKTKDLIESIEEEFEDMKF is encoded by the coding sequence ATGACTCATGCCCATCGTGATAAATCCGCGAAACTTGTGGAAGTTGAGATTTACGGAAAAAAATACAAGCTAAAAGGGGAAAACGAAGAAGGCTATATCCGTGAAGTGGCTTCGTTTGTCGACAAAAAAATGAAAGAAGTCGGCAAACGGGCCAAAACCGCACAAATGTCCGAGTTGGCGATCCTGACGGCGGTGAACATTACCCATGAATATCTCCAGTCCCGGAGGGAATACAAACAGCGCGAGATGTTCCTGGACAGAAAAACCAAAGATTTGATAGAGAGTATCGAGGAAGAATTCGAAGACATGAAATTTTAA
- a CDS encoding TIGR00282 family metallophosphoesterase, translating into MRILFIGDIVGEPGRKILERTLPRIIQQYKIDCVVANGENSAAGFGITPKIAEQFFKTGIHAITGGNHIWDKKEILPFISEEPRLLRPANYPPEVPGKGSVVLTVETPNSDVEKLAILHLAGRIFMAPSDCPFRSADLEIEKLRNETTTILVDFHGEATSEKRAMGWYLDGRVSAVVGTHTHVQTADEEVLPGGTAYITDVGMTGPTRSVIGIEKEIAIKKFLTQMPHRFETAEGPAVLSGVIIETLPGGRSRSIQRIQITEQF; encoded by the coding sequence GTGAGAATCCTCTTTATCGGAGATATCGTCGGGGAACCGGGCCGCAAGATCCTTGAGCGGACGCTTCCCCGAATAATCCAGCAGTATAAAATTGACTGCGTCGTCGCGAACGGTGAAAACTCGGCGGCCGGATTCGGCATTACTCCCAAGATTGCCGAACAATTTTTTAAAACCGGGATCCACGCGATTACCGGAGGCAATCATATCTGGGACAAGAAAGAGATTCTTCCCTTTATTTCCGAAGAACCCCGACTTTTGCGGCCGGCCAATTATCCTCCGGAGGTTCCCGGAAAAGGGAGTGTCGTGCTGACCGTAGAGACTCCGAATTCTGACGTTGAGAAGTTAGCAATTCTCCATCTGGCAGGAAGGATCTTTATGGCACCTTCGGATTGCCCATTCAGGTCCGCTGATCTTGAAATTGAGAAGCTGAGAAATGAAACCACAACGATTCTGGTCGACTTTCACGGAGAGGCCACATCCGAAAAACGAGCGATGGGATGGTATCTCGACGGCCGGGTCAGCGCCGTCGTCGGTACGCATACCCATGTCCAGACGGCTGATGAAGAAGTCTTGCCGGGAGGAACGGCGTATATCACCGATGTCGGCATGACCGGGCCGACCCGATCCGTCATCGGTATTGAAAAAGAGATCGCCATTAAAAAGTTTCTAACTCAAATGCCTCACCGTTTTGAAACGGCAGAGGGTCCCGCCGTTCTTTCCGGTGTCATCATCGAAACGCTCCCGGGAGGGAGATCCCGTTCTATCCAGAGAATACAAATAACGGAACAGTTCTGA